The proteins below are encoded in one region of Canis lupus dingo isolate Sandy chromosome 30, ASM325472v2, whole genome shotgun sequence:
- the GTF2A2 gene encoding transcription initiation factor IIA subunit 2: protein MAYQLYRNTTLGNSLQESLDELIQSQQITPQLALQVLLQFDKAINSALAQRVRNRVNFRGSLNTYRFCDNVWTFVLNDVEFREVTELIKVDKVKIVACDGKNTGSNTTE from the exons ATGGCATATCAGTTATATAGAAAtaccactttgggaaacagtctCCAGGAGAGCCTTGATGAGCTCATACAG TCTCAACAGATTACCCCCCAACTTGCCCTTCAAGTTCTACTTCAGTTTGATAAAGCTATAAATTCAGCATTGGCGCAGAGGGTTAGGAACAGAGTCAATTTCAGG ggcTCTCTAAATACATACAGATTCTGCGATAACGTGTGGACTTTTGTATTGAATGATGTTGAATTCAGAGAGGTGACAGAACTTATTAAAGTGGATAAAGTGAAAATTGTAGCCTGTGATGGTAAAA ATACTGGCTCCAATACTAcagaatga
- the GCNT3 gene encoding beta-1,3-galactosyl-O-glycosyl-glycoprotein beta-1,6-N-acetylglucosaminyltransferase 3, which produces MKMIWWKKRCRQHYLWALGCYVLLAVAALRFSLRLKCDFDSLDLESRDFRSQHCRDILYQSLKLPAKRSINCSRIIRGDWQAVSEALLDNLEVKKKRKPLTDTDYLNMTRDCEHFKAKRKFIRFPLSKEELDFPIAYSMVVHEKIENFERLLRALYAPQNIYCVHVDEKSPETFKEAVKAIISCFPNVFIASKLVRVVYASWSRVQADLNCMEDLLRSSVPWKYLLNTCGTDFPIKTNAEIVLALKMLNGKNSMESEKPTEYKKSRWKYHYEVTDTLYITSKMKDPPPENIPIFTGNAYIVASRDFVRHVLENPKSRRLIEWVKDTYSPDEHLWATLQRAPWMPGSIPYHPKFHISDMIAIARLVKWQSHEGDISMGAPYAPCSGIHQRSICIYGIGDLHWILQNHHLLANKFDPKVDDNVLQCLEEYLRYKAIYGTEL; this is translated from the coding sequence ATGAAGATGATTTGGTGGAAGAAGCGCTGCCGGCAGCATTACCTGTGGGCCCTGGGCTGCTATGTGCTGCTGGCTGTTGCTGCTCTGAGATTTTCTCTTAGATTGAAATGTGACTTTGACTCCCTGGATCTGGAGTCCAGAGATTTTCGAAGCCAGCACTGTAGGGACATCTTGTACCAGTCGCTGAAGCTGCCAGCAAAGAGATCCATCAACTGTTCTAGGATCATCCGAGGGGACTGGCAAGCAGTGTCGGAGGCTCTCCTGGACAACCTGGAGGTCAAGAAGAAGCGGAAGCCTTTAACAGACACGGACTACCTTAACATGACCCGAGACTGTGAGCACTTTAAGGCCAAAAGGAAGTTCATACGGTTCCCTCTGAGCAAAGAAGAGTTAGACTTCCCAATTGCATACTCTATGGTGGTCCATGAGAAGATAGAAAACTTTGAAAGACTGCTGCGAGCTTTGTATGCTCCTCAGAACATATACTGTGTCCATGTGGATGAGAAATCCCCAGAAACTTTCAAAGAGGCAGTCAAGGCGATTATTTCATGCTTCCCAAATGTCTTCATAGCCAGTAAGTTGGTTCGGGTGGTTTATGCCTCCTGGTCCAGGGTGCAGGCTGACCTGAACTGTATGGAAGACTTGCTCCGGAGCTCAGTGCCATGGAAATACTTACTAAATACATGTGGGACAGACTTTCCTATAAAGACCAATGCGGAGATAGTCCTGGCCCTCAAGATGTTAAATGGGAAGAATAGTATGGAGTCAGAAAAACCTACTGAGTACAAGAAGTCTCGCTGGAAATATCACTATGAGGTAACAGACACATTGTACATAACCAGCAAGATGAAGGATCCTCCTCCTGAGAATATACCTATATTCACAGGGAATGCCTATATTGTGGCTTCTCGAGACTTCGTCCGACATGTCTTAGAGAACCCCAAGTCTCGAAGACTGATTGAATGGGTAAAGGACACCTATAGCCCCGATGAGCATCTATGGGCTACCCTTCAGCGTGCACCATGGATGCCCGGTTCTATTCCTTACCATCCCAAGTTTCACATCTCAGACATGATAGCCATTGCCAGGCTGGTCAAGTGGCAAAGCCATGAGGGAGACATCAGTATGGGGGCACCTTATGCCCCTTGCTCTGGAATCCACCAGCGATCTATCTGTATTTATGGGATTGGGGACCTGCACTGGATTCTTCAAAACCATCACCTGTTGGCCAACAAGTTTGACCCAAAGGTGGATGACAATGTTCTTCAGTGCTTAGAAGAGTACTTACGTTATAAGGCCATCTATGGGACTGAACTCTGA